The Streptomyces tubercidicus DNA segment CGGATGCTGCGGGTCGCCGAGGCCGACGTACAGCGCCAGAAGCGCGAACTGTCCGATGCCCAGATCAAGTTGGCCCGCCGGGTCCGCTACGGCAACAAGATGAGCGCCAACAAGCGCGAGCCCAAGATCGTCATGAACGAGCGCAAGAGGGAGGCACAGGTATCGGCGGGCAAGCACCGCATCCTGCACACCGAACGCCTCAAGGAGGCCAGGGACCGGCTCGACGAGGCCGCCGAGGCGGTCCGCGACGACGACGAGATCCGCATCGACCTGCCGCACACCGCCGTGCCCCCGGGTCGCACCGTCCTCACCCTCCACGGCCTGCGCACCCGTTACGGCGTGCACGCCGATCTGGAGCTGCGCGGCCCCGAACGGATCGCACTGACCGGCCACAACGGCTCCGGCAAAACCACGCTGCTGCGGACCATCGCGGGTGCGATCCCACCCGAGTCCGGTACGGCCGAGACCCATGTCCCCTACCGCTTCCTGCCCCAGCGGCTGGAGGTGCTCGACCCCGCGCTGACCGTCGTCGAGAACGTCGCCCGCTTCGCCCCGGACGCGACCAACAACCGCATCCGGGCCCGGCTCGCCCGCTTCCTGTTCAAAGGCGCCCGCGCCGATCAGCAGGCCGGTACCCTCTCCGGCGGCGAACGCTTCCGCGCCTCACTCGCCGCACTGATGCTGGCCGAACCGGCCCCCCAGCTCCTGCTGCTCGACGAGCCGACCAACAACCTCGACCTCGCCTCGGTCCGCCGCCTGGTCACCGCCCTGGAGTCCTACGAGGGCGCACTCCTCGTCGTCAGCCACGACCTGACCTTCCTCCGGGACCTCGGCATCACCCGCTGGCTGTCGACGGAGGGCGGTGAACTCACGGACATCGCACCGCTGTAGACCGACATCGCACCGCTGTAGGAGGGGCGAGGCGGGGCGGGGCAGGCCGGGACGGTCCCGGCGCCCCGGCCCGCCTCATCGGCCGACGCAATCGGCGCCCGCCTCATCGGCCGACGCACCCGGCGCCCGCACCACGCCGGTCCCCGCCGCCCACGAACAACTCCAGCGTCTCCCCGCACTGCGAATGCAGCGGCACCGGCAGCGCATCCGGGGCGAACCAGCCGAGCGCATCGAACTTGTGCGGTTCGCCGATCGTCACCCCGTCCGGCGCCACCCGTACGGCGAAGACCACCGCGACCCAGTGCGAGTCGACCGGATCACCGCGCAGCACATTGCGCACCCCGATCTGCTCGATGCCGAGCGGCCGCACCCCGTACTCCTCCTGCACCTCACGGGCCACCGCCGCCTCGAAGGACTCCCCGAACTCCAGCGCCCCGGCACCGCAGTCCCAGGCCCCGGGCTCATCCCGGGCCCCGGCGCTCCGCCGCGCCAGCAGCACCCGCCCGGAGCCGTCATGACACACGAAGACACAGGACACCCTGGGCTCCACCGCCGTCATCTCCCCTCACCCCGCTCAGAAGTGGCGCAGCAACTCACCGAACGACGAGAGCGTCAGCACCTTCTCATCGGCCGGGTCGAGCTCACTGTGCTCCAGCACCCAGGTCTGATCGTGGGGGATGAACACCGCGTTGAGGCCCGCCGAACGGGCCGGCAGGATGTCCGACTTCGGGGAGTTCCCGATCATCCATGTCGCGTCCGGCACCAGGTCATAGGCGCGCACCAGCTCCTCGTAAGTGGCGACATTCTTCTCCGCCACGATGTGCACACCCCGGAAGTGCCGGGTCAGCCCGGATGCCGCCACCTTCCGTTCCTGCTCCTCGGTCTCGCCCTTGGTCAGCATCAGCAACTCATGCCGCCGGTCCAGCTCCGCCAGGGTCTCGGCCACCCCGGGCATCAACTCCACCTGGTCCGCGGCGAAGGCCGCCGCCCACCCGGCGATCCGGGCCGCCTCCTCGTCCGTCACGGCCCGGCCGCGCAGCCGCTCCACACACTCCCCGAG contains these protein-coding regions:
- a CDS encoding HAD family hydrolase; this translates as MLIFDADDTLWENNVIFERVIDEFLEWMTHPGLDRAGARAVLDEIEAANALTLGYGSKVFLHSLGECVERLRGRAVTDEEAARIAGWAAAFAADQVELMPGVAETLAELDRRHELLMLTKGETEEQERKVAASGLTRHFRGVHIVAEKNVATYEELVRAYDLVPDATWMIGNSPKSDILPARSAGLNAVFIPHDQTWVLEHSELDPADEKVLTLSSFGELLRHF
- a CDS encoding ABC-F family ATP-binding cassette domain-containing protein, yielding MSTSHTSTSAASIVCTGLGFAWPDGSPVLEDFQLAVGPGRTGLIGLNGAGKSTLLKLIAGELPPTAGSVKVAGEVGYLPQHAPLDTALRVDQALGIATARAALHAIEGGDASEEHFTALGDDWDVEERARATLDQLGLPGIDLDRTIGEVSGGESVLLRLAALLLRRPDVLLLDEPTNNLDRAARQRLYHAVAGWSGVLVVVSHDRELLERVDRIADLRDGEVHWYGGNFSAYERALAVEQEAAERMLRVAEADVQRQKRELSDAQIKLARRVRYGNKMSANKREPKIVMNERKREAQVSAGKHRILHTERLKEARDRLDEAAEAVRDDDEIRIDLPHTAVPPGRTVLTLHGLRTRYGVHADLELRGPERIALTGHNGSGKTTLLRTIAGAIPPESGTAETHVPYRFLPQRLEVLDPALTVVENVARFAPDATNNRIRARLARFLFKGARADQQAGTLSGGERFRASLAALMLAEPAPQLLLLDEPTNNLDLASVRRLVTALESYEGALLVVSHDLTFLRDLGITRWLSTEGGELTDIAPL
- a CDS encoding NUDIX hydrolase yields the protein MTAVEPRVSCVFVCHDGSGRVLLARRSAGARDEPGAWDCGAGALEFGESFEAAVAREVQEEYGVRPLGIEQIGVRNVLRGDPVDSHWVAVVFAVRVAPDGVTIGEPHKFDALGWFAPDALPVPLHSQCGETLELFVGGGDRRGAGAGCVGR